TAGGTTCAAATCCTCTCCGCCCATGGCCACGATGGCCTCGTTCACCTCATAAAACGGTACCTGCGACATGCTGGACTCCTTTCAGCAACTTCGACGTCAGCGCCGCCCGGCGCTAAAACTGAAAAATGAATGCTCATTCATTCGTGAAACCTTTAACATTCCCTCGCCGCTGATGTCAAGCGCCGCTTGCTCGGACAGCTTACCCGCGGCTTAGCCCATGATTTCTGCGGATGTTCGGTGGATAACCCTCCAGCCGCCGGCCGGTTCTCATTATTTGACGCAGTTCCCTGATCGCTCCGGAAACATCCTTACAACAACCGGCGGAGAAAAGGAGGCCTCTATCTCGATTGCAGCCTCCAAGTCATTGACGATGATCCGGCTGATAATTAATCTGGTTGTATAAATCGAGCATTACGAGCCAATTCGAGGAGGAAACCTTCATGAAGTCATCGAGAAAATCGATCGTTTTGTTGGTGGTTGCGCTGTCTCTGCTTGTATCCATACCCTCATGGGCCCAGGAATCCACTGTTGATAAACGAGTGGAAAACGCTACCCAGGTGTTGTTGGAATTCATGCAGAGCCCGGACAAGGAAGTGCCTATGGAGCTCTTCCGGAAAAGCGCCGCCGTCGCCGTGTTTCCCCGGGTCCTCCAGGGCGCCTTTTTTGTGGGCGGCAAGTTCGGACGCGGATTGATCTCCACCTACGACGCTGAGAATCAGTCCTGGAGCGCCCCTGCCTTTTTCACCGTTGGGGGTGGAAGCATCGGGTTCCAGTTTGGCGGCGAATCGATCGATCTTATTTTGTTCATTCTAAACAAGCGAGGAATCGAAAGCTTACTTTCAGGCAAGGTCACCCTGGGGGGAGACGTTTCCGCCACAGCGGGCCCGGTAGGAAGGACCATGGCCGCTGATACGGATATTCTTCTGACAGCGGAGATCTATTCTTATTCGAGAACCAAAGGGCTGTTTGCCGGCGTATCGTTGAAGGGAGCGATTGTAGCCCCGGATAATGAGTCCAATGAGGCTTTCTACGGCACGCCACTGAACGCGAGAGACATTCTGCTGGAAAATAAGGCCCAACCGATCAAAGAGGCTGAACAGCTGGTGAAAACGCTTAAGCAGTTTTCGGGCAAGTAACGACGGCCGGTATCCGGCTTCCGGTTCTCGTGCGGCTCGCGGCTAGGCGATCTTGTGACGCCGGATTTTGTCGCCTATCCGCCGGACTTGATTCAGGATTTCTGCACAATCCAGATGAAGGACCCGCCGGGTTCTATCGATCCCACTTCGTTCTCCATTCCCAACACCCTGGCCCCGCCCAACGTTGCCATCCAAACGGTCTCCCGGGCCGAAGCGCATGTTGGATCTAAATTATGCACCTTCTGAAGCTTTGCGGAGACGTCCATTTCGGTGAACATGTCCATGTCATTGTTGCTGGCCGGACCGTCCGTTCCTAAGGAGACGGCCACACCCCTTCGAATCAGCTCGGGTATTGGAGCCACGCCGGAGGCCAGCTTCATCTCGCTCTCAGGAGTATAAGACACGCCCATGTCCCTTCTCGCGATGAGGTCCATGTCCTCGTCCGTCAACCACACGCAGTGAACACCAACGGTGCGGTGGTCCATGATTCCCAAGTTCTCGAGATGGCGCACGGGTGTGCATCCGAACCGTTCTTCTATCTGCTTGATTTCGTCCCGCGTTTCGGAAAGATGGATGAACAGAAGCGCCTCGTGTTCATTTGCCGCCGCTTTGGCCCGGCTCAGCGTTTCCGGCGAACATGTGTACGTGGAGTGAGCGAAAATGCCGCATCTGACGCGACTGTTTCGATTGCCCCACTCGCGAATCAGTTGAACGGCCCGGCGGACGTTTTCGCTTGGATCGGGCACGCCGGGAGCGGGAAAATCGACCACCCCTTGGCAGACGACGGCCCGCAGACCGGAATCGAGGACCGCCTGAGCCACATTCTCTTCGAAAAAGTAACCGTCGGCAAACGTGGTGGTCCCGGAAAGCATCATCTCAAGACAGGACAGCATAGAGCCCCAATAAGCCAGCCCACTGTCGACGAACAAGCCTTCCGCCGGGAAGATGTGTTTTTCGAGCCACTCCATCAGCGGCAGATCATCCGAAAGCCCTCGAAAGCAGGACATTGGCGAATGAGTATGGGTGTTCACCAGCCCCGGCATCACAAGTTTGCCTTTCGCATCGATCACTTTGCGAGCAGGAAGATCCCCCGCCTCTGAAGTCACGCCGTGGATCGAACCATTGTGAACCGACACGGTTCCCCTCTCTAGAATCTCCCCGGCCGTTGACATGGTCAGAACGGTCCCATTCACGATTTTGAGGTCCACGAGACTGGATGCGTCTTCCACTTTGTCCGACCTGTGCCCTGAATGACCTTGAATGATTTAGAATAATTGTGTTAATTATTAGAGGATTGAGCTTTCTAGCATAAACGGCTCCGAATAACAAGTGGAAGGCCACGAAACGTCCGTGAACGAAATGTACGATGTCGTTGTTGTCGGTTTGGGCCCGGCGGGATCGGTCTTATCCAAGATATTGGCCGAAAACGGACTCAAGGTTTTGGCGTTGGAGAGAAAGGTCCACCCACGTGTGAAGCCTTGCGCCGGATGCATCTCGCAACGAATCGATCAAATTTTTGACTTGTCGGCCCTTGACGTGGTCGAAGGATCCATATACGGCGCCACTCTCTCCTACCTGGGCAAGGAGCCCGTCACCCAGTACAGCACAAAAACATTGGCCTACATGGTCAGGAGGGAACGGTTCGACCAGAAACTCATGCAGGAAGCGGAATCCGCCGGGGCTGAAATCGTTCAGAACGTTCCTGTGAAAAGAGTGACTCGCGACAATGGACTGATTGAGGTGCATTCCGCCGCCGGTACCGTGCGGGCCCCAATGGTGGCTGGAGCGGATGGTTCGCTCAGTGTGGTGCGGCGATGTTTGATGCCGAACAATGAGTGGTGGCAATACGCGACCCTGGAACGGCGCATCGACAACGGAGATGTGGCGCTGTCCATACGTGATCGCGTGCATATTGACCTGGGATGGGTGACGTTCGGTTACGGATGGATTTTTCCTCACGCGAACGCCGTGTCCGCCGGGCTTGCCGTTCTTCTGGAGAAGAAACGTACGCTAAGAAAGTGTTTTTCCGCCTTTCTTCGAACCATGGGGCTTGAATCGACGGCGTCACAGAGTAACGAGAAGACCCTCGCCCACCCTATTGTCAGCTTTGCGAGAAGCAGACCCACGGTGGCCGTTCCGGGAGCCATACTTCTGGGAGACGCCGCGGGGTTGACGGATCCGCTAACCGGAGAAGGCATTTACTTTGCCGTGTACAGTGCTCAACTGGCCGCCACCGCAATTCTCGACGTGTTTCGAGGAAAGCCCGACGCTTTATCTCAATACGAGCGTCGGATGGACGAAGAATTCTACAGCGAGTTTCGCCAGGCGGCCTGGGCCACCCGATGGATTTATCGCTTTCCCAAATACTTCGTGCACAAGGTGAGACGCAATCCGGAAATCATGGATGTGTTTTTTCGAATCTTGCGGGGAGAGGAGAGCTACCGTCGCGTCTCCTCCGAACTCAAGAGGCATTTCTTGAGGAGGATTTGGTTTTGGCGAAGGTAACCTCCTTTCTCCGAAGTTTTTTTGCCCTGGGAATCCTGGCCGCCATCCTCGGCTGGGTGCTCCTCTATGGGGACAGAGGTTTTATCAACTACTTGAACTTGCACAATGAGAAGGAACGCCTTATCCTCCTCAAACAGGAACTTCGCCAGAAAAATCGGGAATTGCTCAAGGGGGTCAAAGGGCTACGAAACGATCTGAAGTACATTGAAAGAACGGCCCGACACGAACTGGGAATGGTTCGCGAAGGCGAAATCGTTTATCGATTCAAGAAACCGCTGTCCTCCGATGAGGTCCGCCACCCGGACACATATCCCAAATCCCTCCATGCCGCCAAATAGATCGAACCATGCGGGAACCCGGGGAGCATAAGACGTAGGTATGTCCAAAGAATTGCCAAAGTGGGTGGAGGAACTCCCGAGACATGCTCGATCTCCTTCCCTTTATATCGCCGTCTCCAGACTGCTGCTGGAACGGGGTCTCGGCGCCGAGGCCCGGGAAGTGCTGAACGAAGGCTTTCGAGAATTCCCGGAGAGTCCCGATCTGGCGCTGGCAAGGGGCGGTTTGCTGCTGGATTCCGGCCGGGCGGCCGAGGCTATGGAACAGTTCGGTGTGGTGGCCAAACAGATTCGCCACTACATGAACGCCTTCGAACGGATGGCCAGAATTTTCAAACAGCGGGGCGAGAATGAACGGGCCGTTCTGGCTTACAAGGTCTTTCTGGCGCACAAAGCCTTTATGACCCACGCCTTTGGAAGGGAAACGGGCGGAAAAGAGACGGGAGCTCCCGACCCGGCCCCAATAAAGACGGGCGTCATCGAGGGCACCGAAACCGAGACAATGGCCGACCTGTACCTTCAACAGGGCCAACTGGTACAGGCCGAAAGCATTTATCAACACTTGAGTGAAAAATTTCCCGAAAATAGTCAATACAGGGGCAAACTCAAGGAAATACGAACCCTAAAAGAAAAAGAACTGGAAAAACAGAAAAAATCACTGGATGTCATGGTTCGGATTCTCGACGGAATTCAACCTCGATCCAGCTCGTGAGGGACCGCAGGTTTTTTTGAAGGGAGGAGTGTCGAGTGTTTACAACCGCCGATTTTCGAAAGGGGCTTAAAATTGAATTTGACGGCAAGCCCTTTGTCATTGTGGATTTCCTGCACGTAAAGCCTGGAAAAGGCGGCGCCTTCGTTCGCACAAAGATCAAGAACATGGATACCGGTCAGGTGCTGGAAAAGACGTTTCGCGCCGGTGAGAAAGTGCCCAAGCCCGATCTGCAGGAAAGAAACATGCAATACCTTTACAAGGACAACGATCAGTTCTGCATGATGGACAATGAAACGTTCGAGCAGATCTTCCTGAGCGTTGAACAGGCCAGAGACGCTGCGCTGTATATGAAGGAAAATGTAAGCGTGGGTGTGGTCTTCTTCAAAGGCGCTCCCATCGCCATCGAGCTGCCGAACTTTGTGGAACTGCTGGTGGCGGAGACCGAACCCGGAGTACGGGGGGACACGGCGAGCGGCGGCGGCAAACCGGCCACCCTGGAAACAGGAGCGGTTGTTCAGGTGCCGCTCTTTATCGAGGAGGGAGATCTCGTCAAAGTAGATACGCGTAAGGGGGAGTATATCGAACGTGTAAAATCGTGATGCCGCGGACGTGTTTCTTTAGTTCTCCGGCAGTTTACTCTTTATCCTTTTGAGCAGACTCTCCGCTTCGGGGAAGCTGACGTTCTCGAGTTTGCGTTTCAATTTTACAGCCCGGTCGAGCAGTTTCACCGCCAGCGGAGCGTCGCCCAGTTTTACACACGTGATGGCCAGATTGTAGTAAAGATGAGGATCGTAGGGATTGACCCTGATCGCTCTCTTGTACGATTCGGCGGCGCAATCGTACATGGACATCTGCCGCAGATTGATCCCGTACTCGTTGAACAGGTGTTTGTGCTCCTCCAAATAGAGTTCGGGATTCTCGGATAGTTCGTCGAAAATCTCCTTGGCTTCCTCGTATCTTTCCATTTTGAACAGCGTCTTTCCCTTTCCGAGGTTGGCTTCGACACTGTGTTTGTCGATTTTCAAGGCGTTGTCGTATTCGTACTCGGCGCTGTGATACTCACCTTGCTCGAGATGGCGTTCCGCTATCTTCACATGGGACCTGAGCATGTTTACTCTGTCGAGTATTTTGGGCAGCTCTTCCAGGTTTTCACTGATCAGGCGCATCTTGTACACTTCGGAAGGTCTTAACCGGTCGAACATCTGCAGTGGCTTGCCCGTATAGTCCACGACCTGGGCGCTAAACAGGCCAAACTCATCCGGCTCGAGTTCCTTGAAATAGTAATCAATGATCTGAATTTTACGTTTCGCCGTGGAGCCGGTCCCTATGGTGGTCCATGAGGTGTGACGATATACGCCCGGGCTCATGGCCCTCACCCTGTCCATGACTTCCATGTCCTCCGGGGCAAGTTCTACGCTTGACTCCTCGAGTGTTTTGTCCTTCTTATTTTTGGTCATAGTTGGATATTCCCCACGGATCTCTTCTTGTTGCAGGCCCGTGAGGGGGAATCCGCGTCGCGTCATCCTTCCTCACGGCCTTGACGTTTTGACTCGCAAAAATGAAGGACGAGTCCCGCGCGGCCAAAAAGCTCTTCAGCGCTTGAATTGACACGCGTTCTTAACGCCCCGGTCCCAACATATCGAATACGGATGCTTTCCGCTCCGGAGTCCCTGAGATTATATCCCAGCACGTTTCTCTTTTGAACAATAAAAGTGTAGCTGTTTTCCTGATGATACAGCGGTCGGCTGACCGGTCTGATTGCGGCGGAGCAGATGGGACATCAACATGCGGGCGTCCGGCGTCACCTGACCATGGTTGCGGATGCTTGGAGACTTTAAGATATTCGGAGACGCAGACATAAGCCTCATTTTCCGTTGAAATATTCCTAAAGTTTGTCGGGGGTGGCGCCGATATAGAGGAGGGCGAGTTTTAGCAGGCTGAAGCGTCTATCGAAGGATACACGCAACGGTGTTTTTCGAGTTTCGGAGGGAATCGGCATGGGGTATGACGTGTCGGGCGCTGAATAGAATCAACGTTCCCGACCGGTGACATTGGTCCAATAAAGCCGGCCCAATTCCCATTGCGCCTTTGTTTAGCGTGTGTTGACGGCACTCGCTCCGCGCTTGGTGATTTGAGCACAGGTCATGGGCCCCAGTCCGTCGCATCTCCGGGCCTGAAGGCGCCGGGCCCGAGTTCCACTCACGATAAGACCGTTCCCGAGCTGTATCATTTCAGAATTCACGAGGTGGATGTTGGAAAACTTTGTCCCCGTTCAGCCGAGCCTGATCAACGCCTACAAGGACTTCCCAGTGTTCATCATTCACCCTGACACCGGTAGCCTGGTCCGGTTTTTGCCCAGAAGCGGCGCCTATTCGGATACCGCCATCCGCCGGCTGTTGGAGAACGGAATCAAGGTTTTCGTCACCCTTCTGAATGAGCATGAACACCGGGAAAAATTCGAGCAAAGCCTGCTGCTAAGCCTGGCAGGCCCCTTCGACGAGCAAAAAGCAGCCATCGTGCGGGATTTCACTCTCATGCTGGTGCACGAGAGTTTGACCCGCCAGGAACTCGCGGATGAGTCGCAGGACGGTTTCTCGGATAACCTCCTCAAACTGCAAGAACTTGCCGAATACTACGTGGCGCTGCTGGATCTGGACAGCGGTGAAGACATCCTCCGCCTGATGCACCGGGTTATGTCCAAAGATCTCACTACGGCCACGCATTCCGTGAATGTCATGATCCTCACTCTCAGGTATCTCGAGAAAGAACGCAAAGAAGGCCGAAGCGAATGGCTCCAGTGCGTAACGCCTTCCGAAGACCGTTCCACGACCTCGGCGGCCGAACGCTATGCCCTCAAGCAATGGGCCCTGTCTGCTTTATTGCACGACATCGGAAAAGTGATGGTCCCGGATCAGATCCTCAAGGCCAGAAGAAGGCTCTCCTCTCTGGAATACAGCACCATGAAAATGCACGTCGAGCACGGCTGGAGAATCATCAATCGGGCGGTCCCGCAGTTCTCGAGTCAGAGAGTGATCGTACGAGGGATCCTCGATCACCACGAACGCATGGACGGCACCGGATATCCGCTGCAGCTCACCGACGTCAGCCTTCCGGGACAGGTCATAGGCATACTGGATTGCTATGAGGCCCTCACAACGGATAAACGCCCATACCGGTCCGCCGCTTCGCCTTCGGATGCCCTGAGGATTCTGAAAGAGGACACGCTGAGCGCCAAATTCCAACCGGATGTGTACATGAAGCTCGTCCGTCTGGTGGCGGACGCGTGAAATAGTTCCCCTTGGGGGGATCCGGCGGGCAACCCCTTTTCCATACAACCCCTATCTCTCGAAGATCCCTTCTGCCTCAGGTCCGGCCCAATTGCGGGCTTCCCAAAGAACTACCGAGAAACCAAGGCGCCTTATTCCCGCCGAGAATCCTCCTTCGACGCGACGCGGCCCTCCAACCCGAAAGAAATCCCCGTCGCCTCTTCCAGGAAGGATGCTTTCGAGCGGTTTCCACGCCGGGTTTTGCTTTACCTTTACGTCAAAATGTGGTTATTGCTGTTCACCGATACGATACCTCTAACCTGCGGCAAACCGGAAACCTTCGAGTGGGTCATTCGTTTTCTCATAACAGAGTTGAGATCGACCTCGCGGCTATCGAGCGGAATCTCAACCAGGTTCGTTCATGCGGCCCCACGGCCCTTCGAGTGATGGCCGTGGTCAAGGCGGATGCCTATGGCCATGGAATGCTGCCCGTTTCCAGAAAACTGGCCCAACTGGGTTGCGAATACCTGGCGGTTTTCCGCTTGGAAGAAGCGGTGCGACTCAGGGAAGGAGGAATCGATCTCCCCGTGGTCGTGTTGATGGGATTTCTCGAGGATGAGCGCGAATACGGAGTCGAATGCGGTGTAATTCCCGTGCTTCACGACGTCCGGGAAATTCCCGAACTCGATGCGATCGCTCGCCGCAAGGACCGCGTTGTACACGTCCACCTGAAGATCGATACCGGCATGGGACGCATGGGTTTACCCGAACATCAGGCTGAACTCGCCCTCGATCTCCTCCGCTCCTGCGGGGGCCTGAAACTCGACGGGCTTCTGACGCATTTGTCCGCGGCAGAAGACCCCCGGGAAGAAGCGTACACCCTGGAGCAGGTAAAGAAATTCAGACAGTTCCTCGATCTGGCGCATAAGATGGGGCATCGTCCCGCAAACAACCAGGTTTCCAACAGTGCGGCATGCATATACCGATGGAACACCGGATCCGACTTGGTGCGGACCGGCCTGGCCCTATATGGGACAACCCCGTCCCCTGAACTCGGCAGGCGAATTGCCTTGAAACCGGTCATGTCCTTCCATTCCAATGTTGTTCAGGTAAAACAGGCACCCGCCGGAACGAGCATTTCCTACGGACGGACCTTCATCACGGACCGGCCCACCACCCTCGCCGCCGTGCCGGTGGGATATGCGGATGGATATGTTCGCCGGTTTTCCAACCGCTCCGAGGTGCTGATCCGGGGACAACGGGCCCCTGTGCGGGGCCGTGTGTGCATGAACGTCACGGTGGTGGACGTCACTTCCATCCAAGGCGTCCGGGAGGGCGATCCGGTGGTGCTTCTCGGACGACAGGGAGACGAGATCATCACAGCGGAAGAACTGGCCAACCACGCAGACACGATATCGTATGAAATATTTACCGCTATTGGTGGACAAAATCCAAGGATCTATATAGATAGCGCCCCATCCATAAAATGAAACGTGGGCGCTATTCGGTTTCCGGATCAGAAATGTGTCATTTTTTATAAGTTCAAGGAAATCAAACGATTCCGCGGAGGCGTACGACGGGTACGTCGCACAAGGAATCGCGCGGATTGACGCCGAAATCGTGAAAAAGGGCCATTTCCGGATGGAAACTAGATAACAGCTTTCCCGGGAGCGTGACCCGGCGCCCCGGATGAACCCTTAGCGCCGAATCCGGCAAGCAGGCGGGTTCCGAACCGGAATCCGGGCAAGCCTCCCGGCTGATACACCATCGAAATCGTTAGGAGAAAAATGGTTTTAAAGGACGAACTTAAACAGCTTCTGGACAAGACCCTGCTGCGCCTGATCGCGTCCGGGGCGCTCAAACCGACGGAAATACCCAATTACAAGATCGAAACCCCCAAGTCGGATCAACATGGGGACCTGGCCACCAATCTGGCCATGGTGCTGGCCTCGTCTCAGAAGTCCTCACCTCGAAACATTGCTCAGGCCGTTCTGGACGGCTTTGAAGACGCCGGAGGACTCGTGGAGAATTCCGAGATCGCCGGACCGGGTTTCATCAATTTCACCATCGCCGACGCCCGATGGCGTGAAATCATCCGCACCGTGGAAGAGGAAGGAGACCGTTTCGGATCGAGCGACCTGGGGCGCGGCAAGAAGGTGCAGGTGGAATTTGTCAGCGCCAATCCCACCGGTCCCCTGCACGTGGGTCATGGAAGGGGCGCCGCCCTGGGCGACGTTCTCGCCAACCTGCTGAAAGCCACGGGGCACGACGTCCAGCGCGAGTACTATATCAATGACGCCGGAACCCAGATGGAGACCCTGGGACGCTCCGTCTTGCTCCGCATGAAGCAGCAGGCCGGCCTGAAGATCGACTATCCGGAGAAATGTTATCAGGGCGATTACATCGGCGAGATCGCCCGCGAGTTTAGCTCGAAGCGTCCTCTGACTTCGTTCTCCACGGACGAGGAAGCCGTTGCCGCCTGTTTCGCGTATGCCGCGGACAAAATCCTGCAAGGCATACAGGACGATCTTAAGGATTTCGGCGTGGTGTTCGACCGGTGGTTCAGCGAGAAAACACTGAAATCGGAAAACCGTCTCGAGGAGATAT
This is a stretch of genomic DNA from Deltaproteobacteria bacterium. It encodes these proteins:
- a CDS encoding lipid-binding SYLF domain-containing protein → MKSSRKSIVLLVVALSLLVSIPSWAQESTVDKRVENATQVLLEFMQSPDKEVPMELFRKSAAVAVFPRVLQGAFFVGGKFGRGLISTYDAENQSWSAPAFFTVGGGSIGFQFGGESIDLILFILNKRGIESLLSGKVTLGGDVSATAGPVGRTMAADTDILLTAEIYSYSRTKGLFAGVSLKGAIVAPDNESNEAFYGTPLNARDILLENKAQPIKEAEQLVKTLKQFSGK
- a CDS encoding amidohydrolase codes for the protein MEDASSLVDLKIVNGTVLTMSTAGEILERGTVSVHNGSIHGVTSEAGDLPARKVIDAKGKLVMPGLVNTHTHSPMSCFRGLSDDLPLMEWLEKHIFPAEGLFVDSGLAYWGSMLSCLEMMLSGTTTFADGYFFEENVAQAVLDSGLRAVVCQGVVDFPAPGVPDPSENVRRAVQLIREWGNRNSRVRCGIFAHSTYTCSPETLSRAKAAANEHEALLFIHLSETRDEIKQIEERFGCTPVRHLENLGIMDHRTVGVHCVWLTDEDMDLIARRDMGVSYTPESEMKLASGVAPIPELIRRGVAVSLGTDGPASNNDMDMFTEMDVSAKLQKVHNLDPTCASARETVWMATLGGARVLGMENEVGSIEPGGSFIWIVQKS
- a CDS encoding NAD(P)/FAD-dependent oxidoreductase, yielding MNEMYDVVVVGLGPAGSVLSKILAENGLKVLALERKVHPRVKPCAGCISQRIDQIFDLSALDVVEGSIYGATLSYLGKEPVTQYSTKTLAYMVRRERFDQKLMQEAESAGAEIVQNVPVKRVTRDNGLIEVHSAAGTVRAPMVAGADGSLSVVRRCLMPNNEWWQYATLERRIDNGDVALSIRDRVHIDLGWVTFGYGWIFPHANAVSAGLAVLLEKKRTLRKCFSAFLRTMGLESTASQSNEKTLAHPIVSFARSRPTVAVPGAILLGDAAGLTDPLTGEGIYFAVYSAQLAATAILDVFRGKPDALSQYERRMDEEFYSEFRQAAWATRWIYRFPKYFVHKVRRNPEIMDVFFRILRGEESYRRVSSELKRHFLRRIWFWRR
- a CDS encoding septum formation initiator family protein, yielding MAKVTSFLRSFFALGILAAILGWVLLYGDRGFINYLNLHNEKERLILLKQELRQKNRELLKGVKGLRNDLKYIERTARHELGMVREGEIVYRFKKPLSSDEVRHPDTYPKSLHAAK
- the efp gene encoding elongation factor P → MFTTADFRKGLKIEFDGKPFVIVDFLHVKPGKGGAFVRTKIKNMDTGQVLEKTFRAGEKVPKPDLQERNMQYLYKDNDQFCMMDNETFEQIFLSVEQARDAALYMKENVSVGVVFFKGAPIAIELPNFVELLVAETEPGVRGDTASGGGKPATLETGAVVQVPLFIEEGDLVKVDTRKGEYIERVKS
- a CDS encoding tetratricopeptide repeat protein; the protein is MTKNKKDKTLEESSVELAPEDMEVMDRVRAMSPGVYRHTSWTTIGTGSTAKRKIQIIDYYFKELEPDEFGLFSAQVVDYTGKPLQMFDRLRPSEVYKMRLISENLEELPKILDRVNMLRSHVKIAERHLEQGEYHSAEYEYDNALKIDKHSVEANLGKGKTLFKMERYEEAKEIFDELSENPELYLEEHKHLFNEYGINLRQMSMYDCAAESYKRAIRVNPYDPHLYYNLAITCVKLGDAPLAVKLLDRAVKLKRKLENVSFPEAESLLKRIKSKLPEN
- a CDS encoding HD domain-containing protein → MLENFVPVQPSLINAYKDFPVFIIHPDTGSLVRFLPRSGAYSDTAIRRLLENGIKVFVTLLNEHEHREKFEQSLLLSLAGPFDEQKAAIVRDFTLMLVHESLTRQELADESQDGFSDNLLKLQELAEYYVALLDLDSGEDILRLMHRVMSKDLTTATHSVNVMILTLRYLEKERKEGRSEWLQCVTPSEDRSTTSAAERYALKQWALSALLHDIGKVMVPDQILKARRRLSSLEYSTMKMHVEHGWRIINRAVPQFSSQRVIVRGILDHHERMDGTGYPLQLTDVSLPGQVIGILDCYEALTTDKRPYRSAASPSDALRILKEDTLSAKFQPDVYMKLVRLVADA
- the alr gene encoding alanine racemase, which encodes MGHSFSHNRVEIDLAAIERNLNQVRSCGPTALRVMAVVKADAYGHGMLPVSRKLAQLGCEYLAVFRLEEAVRLREGGIDLPVVVLMGFLEDEREYGVECGVIPVLHDVREIPELDAIARRKDRVVHVHLKIDTGMGRMGLPEHQAELALDLLRSCGGLKLDGLLTHLSAAEDPREEAYTLEQVKKFRQFLDLAHKMGHRPANNQVSNSAACIYRWNTGSDLVRTGLALYGTTPSPELGRRIALKPVMSFHSNVVQVKQAPAGTSISYGRTFITDRPTTLAAVPVGYADGYVRRFSNRSEVLIRGQRAPVRGRVCMNVTVVDVTSIQGVREGDPVVLLGRQGDEIITAEELANHADTISYEIFTAIGGQNPRIYIDSAPSIK